In one window of Paraburkholderia phymatum STM815 DNA:
- a CDS encoding GlxA family transcriptional regulator, with protein sequence MAYASLESPMVGWVRAPERSAHYAAATRHIAILLFDGCSLLGAGIVAEVFHAANELSSSASHNWIYDVSFLSAAGGNITCSSSIRVWTDGLDARHYMGFDALFVAGGKGAHSAARDERLIAWLRRVHANTSTVRPIGEGRSLLEAACINGVQQRDFGSYSVREEREERNGSEANDRLESMKSALMLIKRDLGIDVARNVAERLMPDAGDSLMSLLGDSTGKSPADKVRAAARWLQENCQRSISIADAAQVAAMSERNFLRRFKMEVGVTPSDYLLHARLAITCSLLTDSELPVDKIARRTGMGNGDRLAKIFRKRMKVSPTEYRMKTRREAGI encoded by the coding sequence ATGGCGTATGCAAGTCTTGAATCTCCGATGGTGGGTTGGGTGCGCGCGCCGGAGCGCAGCGCGCACTACGCAGCCGCCACTCGGCACATTGCAATCTTGCTATTCGACGGATGTTCGCTGCTTGGCGCGGGCATCGTCGCTGAGGTTTTTCATGCCGCTAACGAACTGTCTTCATCCGCCAGTCATAACTGGATCTACGACGTGAGCTTCCTCTCGGCTGCTGGCGGCAACATCACGTGCTCGTCGTCGATCCGCGTGTGGACGGATGGGCTCGATGCGCGTCATTACATGGGTTTCGATGCGCTATTCGTCGCGGGTGGCAAAGGCGCGCATTCAGCGGCCCGCGACGAACGTCTCATCGCCTGGCTGCGACGTGTGCATGCGAACACGAGCACCGTGCGTCCTATCGGCGAAGGACGCTCGCTGCTTGAAGCGGCATGCATCAACGGTGTCCAGCAGCGCGACTTTGGCAGCTACTCCGTGCGGGAAGAACGCGAAGAACGTAATGGCAGCGAAGCGAACGACCGCCTCGAATCGATGAAGAGCGCGCTGATGCTGATCAAGCGCGATCTCGGCATCGACGTCGCGCGCAACGTGGCCGAACGCCTGATGCCCGACGCCGGCGACAGCCTGATGTCGCTGCTCGGTGACAGCACGGGCAAGAGTCCCGCGGACAAGGTGCGCGCCGCTGCGCGCTGGTTACAGGAGAACTGCCAGCGGTCGATCTCGATCGCGGATGCGGCCCAGGTGGCCGCAATGAGCGAACGCAATTTCCTGCGCCGCTTCAAGATGGAAGTGGGCGTCACTCCGTCGGATTACCTGCTGCACGCACGGCTCGCGATTACCTGCAGCCTGTTGACCGATTCCGAACTGCCCGTCGACAAGATCGCGCGGCGCACGGGAATGGGCAACGGCGATCGGCTCGCCAAGATCTTCCGCAAGCGGATGAAAGTCTCGCCGACGGAATATCGGATGAAAACCCGGCGCGAAGCCGGCATCTAG